One genomic segment of Pandoraea sputorum includes these proteins:
- the surE gene encoding 5'/3'-nucleotidase SurE, with amino-acid sequence MRILLSNDDGYQAPGLAALYEALAPLGDITVVAPEQNCSGASNSLTLQRPLSVFKAPNDFTFINGTPTDCVHVALTGLLDERPDIVVSGINNGQNMGEDTLYSGTVAAATEGFLFGIPSFAFSQVNKGWDHLDSAARVAREVVERYMERPLGAPFLLNVNIPNLPYERLKGALSTRLGKRHQSQPVIRQVNPRGEAIYWIGPAGDARDSSEGTDFHAVAHDYVSVTPLQLDLTHTARLGVVHDWLASAGVAQR; translated from the coding sequence ATGCGAATCCTGCTCAGCAACGACGATGGGTATCAGGCGCCGGGCCTGGCCGCGCTCTACGAAGCGTTGGCGCCGCTTGGCGACATTACCGTGGTGGCGCCCGAACAGAACTGTAGCGGTGCGTCTAATTCTCTGACCCTGCAACGGCCGCTTTCTGTCTTCAAAGCGCCCAATGACTTCACTTTCATCAACGGCACGCCGACCGATTGCGTCCACGTGGCGTTGACCGGGCTGCTCGACGAGCGGCCCGATATCGTGGTCTCCGGCATCAACAACGGCCAGAACATGGGCGAAGACACGCTGTACTCCGGTACGGTGGCAGCGGCGACCGAGGGCTTCCTGTTCGGGATCCCTTCGTTCGCCTTCTCGCAAGTCAATAAGGGCTGGGATCATCTCGACAGCGCAGCCCGTGTGGCGCGCGAGGTGGTCGAGCGCTATATGGAGCGGCCGCTGGGCGCGCCCTTCTTGTTAAACGTCAATATTCCCAATTTGCCGTACGAGCGCCTCAAAGGCGCGCTGTCGACGCGTCTTGGGAAGCGACATCAATCGCAGCCGGTCATCCGTCAGGTGAATCCGCGCGGCGAAGCGATTTACTGGATCGGTCCGGCTGGCGACGCGCGCGACAGCAGTGAAGGCACCGACTTCCATGCCGTGGCGCACGATTACGTCTCGGTCACCCCCTTGCAACTGGATCTCACGCATACCGCACGACTTGGTGTCGTGCACGATTGGCTGGCCAGCGCAGGGGTGGCCCAACGATGA
- a CDS encoding ABC transporter permease translates to MRNRSIMRHLRLWQWLLLVVAFLVWYVLTSPTLLPAFYFDSPDKAAFFFGEPQKVLLQIWQWFASGEIYLHLGVTLLETVLAFAIGTVFGLGVGLWLALSPSAGALLDPYIKAANSMPRVILAPIFGVWFGLGIWSKVALGVTLVFFIVFFNVYQGVKEVSPVVLANARMLGANQRQLLRRVYLPSATSWVFSSLHNSVGLAFVGAVVGEYLGSSRGVGYLILQAEGTFDINAVIAGVLILTAFALALDGLVGVVERRLLVWQPQAGETEKM, encoded by the coding sequence TCTGGTATGTCCTCACCAGCCCGACGCTACTGCCTGCGTTCTATTTCGATAGCCCCGACAAAGCGGCTTTCTTCTTTGGGGAGCCGCAGAAGGTGCTGCTCCAGATCTGGCAGTGGTTCGCCAGCGGGGAGATCTATCTGCATCTGGGCGTCACGTTGCTCGAGACGGTGCTGGCGTTCGCCATCGGTACCGTGTTCGGGCTCGGGGTGGGGCTCTGGCTGGCGCTTTCGCCGAGCGCCGGCGCTTTGCTGGACCCGTACATCAAAGCGGCTAATTCCATGCCCCGCGTGATTCTCGCGCCGATCTTCGGCGTGTGGTTCGGGCTCGGTATCTGGTCGAAGGTGGCATTGGGCGTGACGCTGGTGTTCTTCATCGTCTTCTTTAACGTCTATCAGGGCGTCAAGGAAGTCAGCCCGGTGGTGCTGGCCAATGCGCGGATGCTCGGTGCCAATCAACGTCAGTTATTGCGCCGTGTGTATTTGCCCAGTGCAACCAGTTGGGTGTTCTCCAGTCTCCATAACTCGGTCGGACTCGCGTTCGTCGGTGCGGTGGTGGGCGAGTATCTGGGGTCGTCGCGTGGCGTCGGCTACCTGATCTTGCAGGCCGAAGGCACGTTCGATATCAATGCGGTGATTGCCGGGGTGCTGATTCTTACGGCCTTTGCGCTGGCGCTCGATGGGCTCGTCGGTGTCGTGGAGCGCCGTTTGCTGGTCTGGCAACCGCAAGCCGGAGAGACCGAAAAAATGTAA